The DNA window TCGCCGAGCGCTCGGTCGCCATCGACTCGGATGAAATCAAGACGGTGCTCACGGACTCGGAGCTGGCGAAGCTCCACGAGGACATCGAACTGCTCGACATCGGCGGCGACGAGTTCACCCGCGAGAAGAGCGACCAGGGCCAGTTGACGCCCATGTTCTTCGGCAGCGCGATGACGAACTTCGGCGTGCGCCCGTTCCTCGACGCGTTCCTGGACCTGGCCCCCGCGCCCACCTCGCGCCTGACGACGAACGGCCCTCGCGAGCCGAACAACCCCAAGTTCGCGGGCTTCGTCTTCAAGATTCAGGCGAACATGGACCCCGCGCACCGCGACCGCATCGCCTTCATGCGCGTGGTGAGCGGCCGCTACGTCAAGGGCATGAACGCGTTCCACTCGCGGCTGGGCAAGGAAGTGCGCCTGGCCAAGCCCAGCCAGTTCATGGCCGCCGAGCGCACCGCGATTGAAGACGCCTGGCCCGGCGACGTCATCGGCTTGTTCGACCCGGGGCAGTACCGCATCGGCGACACCCTGGCGGAGGGCTCCGACGTGGAGTTCGAGGGCGTGCCGCGCTTCAGCCCGGAGTACTTCGCCGTGGTGCGCTCCAAGGACCCGCTGCGCCGCAAGCAGATGGAGAAGGGCCTGGAGCAGCTCTCGGAAGAGGGCACCGTGCAAATCTTCCAGCAGCTCGCCATGGGCATGAAGGACCCGATTGTCGGCGTGGTCGGCGCCCTCCAGTTCGAGGTCCTCCAGTACCGGCTGGAGCACGAGTACGGGGCGAAGATTGCCCTGGACCGGCTGCCCTTCAGCCACGCGCGCTGGGTGGTGGGGCCGAACTTCGACCCCAAGTCCTTCGACTGGGAAGGCAACCGTCAGACGGTGCAGGACCGCGACGGGCTGCCCCTGGTGCTCTTCCGCGACGACTGGGCGCTCCAGCACGCCGAGGACAAGCACCCGGAGCTGAAGTTCCTCAACGAGGCGCCGCAGCTGCGAAAGCTCGCCGCGCTCGCCTCGGGGAGCTGAGCGCGGGCTACTTGTAGACGTTCACCGTGCCGCCACGGTGAGCGGAGTCCCGAAGGACCAGGCCCTCCTTGTAGAGGCGGGCCGCCTTGGGGCCGACGAAGAAGTCCTTCGGCTGTCCTCGGCGGAAGGTCTTCTTCACGTACTCCTCAATCTCCAGGAACAGGCGCCGGAAGCGGTCCGGCGCCGCGTTCTTCCGGCCCGTCTGCGCGGTGATGTCCAGCTCCGCCCAGAGGCTGCCGCTGACCAGCTCGCCCTCTTCGTTGGTGCGGCAGCGCTCCATGAAGATGACGGGGGAGCGCACCTCGTCCACGCGCCAGTAGCCCTTGTCCGGGCCGCGCTTCATCTTGTCGACGATGGCGGGGCCCAGCTCGCTCGCCACCAGGTACATGTCCTCCTGGGGGAGCTTCTCGATGTTGTCCTGGTGGGCGCGGAACGTCTTCCAGTCCTCGGGGACGCGGCGGGGGTACACCTCCAGGACGAAGCGCTCCAGGAAGCGGAAGAAGGCGACCTCGTCGTCGGGGGTCATGAAGAACTGGATGACATTGGCCATTGCCGGGCCCTCATATCCTTGTGCCCCTCGCGGCGAAAGCCCGGGGTGAGGCCCCCTGTTATAGAGAGAGCCCCATGGACACCTGGCTGCTCTCCCGGATGCAGGAGTTGAAGGACCTTCAGGGGCTCATCGGCCTCGCCACGTGGGACCAGGAGACGTACCTCCCGGCCCGGGCAGGCCCCGCCAGGGCCCACCAGCTCTCCACCCTCCAGGGCATCCACCATGAGCGCCTGGTGGACCCGAGGCTCGGGGACGCCCTCGAGAAGGCCGCCACGGAGGCGGGCCTGACGGACGACGAGCGCGCCATGGTGGAGGTCCTCCGGCGGGAGCGGGAGCGGGAGGTGCGAGTGCCCGCGGCGCTGGTGCGCGCCATGGCCGAGGCCCAGAGCCAGGGCCTCCATGCCTGGCGCGAGGCCCGTCAGGAGCGCAAGTTCGCCCGCTTCCAGCCCGCGCTCCACCGGCTCCTGTCGCTGCGCCGCGAGCAGGCCGACGCCTATGGCCACGGTGGGGAGCGCTATGACGCGCTGCTGGAGGGCTTCGAGCCCGGCATGCGCGTGGCGCGGCTCACCCCCGTGTTGAGCACCCTGCGCGAGCACCTCATCCCCATGGTGGGCGCCCTCTCGGGGACGGCGCGGAAGGCGCCGAAGCTGTTCGACGGCCGGCGCTACGACAAGGATGCGCAGTGGCGCTTCACCCTGCGGTTGCTCAAGGACATCGGCTTCGACCTGGAGGCGGGCCGGCAGGATTTGAGCATCCATCCTTTCACGGGCGGCACCCACGCGCTCGACGTGCGCCTCACCACGCGCGTGGACGAGACGAACCCGCTCTCCGCCATCTTCAGCACCATCCACGAGGCGGGCCACGGCCTGTTCGAGCAGGGCTTCGCGCCCGAGCACCACCGCACTCCGCTGGCCGCCGCGCCCTCCATGGGCCTGCACGAGTCACAGTCGCGCCTGTGGGAGAACCTGGTGGGCCGCAGCCGCGCCTTCTGGGAGCACTACTTTCCGTTGCTCCGCGACAGCTTCCCGGAGGCGCTGGCGGGCGTGGACGTGGAGGACTTCCTCGCCGCGGTGAATGCGGTGAGCCCGTCGCTCATCCGCACGGAGTCCGACGAGGTGACGTACAACCTGCACATCGCCGTGCGCTACGAGCTGGAGCTGCTGCTGATTCGGGACGAGCTCCCGCTCGACGAGCTGCCCGCCGCGTGGAATGCGCGCATGGAGCGCTACCTGGGCGTCACTCCGCCCGATGACACGCAGGGCGTGCTCCAGGACATCCACTGGGCCTGGGGTGAGCTGGGCTACTTCCCCACGTACTCGCTGGGCAACCTCTACGCCGCGTCCCTCTACCGCGCCGCCGAGCGCGCCATGCCGGGCCTCGACGGACAGCTTCGCCAGGGACACCTGCTTCCCCTGCGCGACTGGCTGCGCGAGAACATCCACCACCAGGGCTTCCGTCTCCCCGCGGAGGAGCGCGTGCGCGCGGTGACGGGGCAGGGCCTCACGGACGTGGACTTCCTGGGCTACCTGCGCACGAAGTACCGCGTCGCGCCCTAGTCACCCGCGACTCATTTCGAAGGCGTCACCGCGCTCAGGATGTACTGGGGCAGGAGCTCCTCCCGGAACTTCCGCCACAGCGCCACGTGGTTGTAGTTGCCAGCGGTGAACATCACGACGAGGTCCAGCTCGGGGACGACCATGATGAGCTGGCCTCCGTTCCCGCTGGCTTCGTATTGCGAGTACACCCGGTCGCCCACGCGCAGCTCGTGGCGCCACCACGTGTAGCCGTAGGTCTGCTTCGCGTTCATCGTGGCGTGGAGGGCCGTGGAGCGCTCGACCCAGCGCTGGCTGACGACGCGCCGTCCGTTCCAGGTTCCTCCCGAGAGGTAGAGCTGCCCGAGCTTGAGCGCGTCTCTCGGGCGCATGTAGATGCCGCCGCCCAGGTACAGCTCGCCCGAGGGCATCAGGTCCAGGTGGTACTTCCGCAACTGGAGCGGCGTGGCGAGGTGCTTCTCGAAGAACTCCGGCAGCCAGCTCCGCGTGCTGTTGCGCAGGACGCCGCCGAGGAGGTTGATGTTGGCCGAGCAATACACGGCCTGCTTGCCGGGCTCGCGCACCATGGGCAGGTCCAGCGTGTACTTGTACCAATCGGGGACGGAGTCCTCGAGCCGGTCCTCGTTGCCCGGGGACTCCGGGTCATCGTCGTCACAGGCCAGGCCCGTGGACATGGTCATCAGGTGCGCGACGGTGAGCGCGCGCTTGCGTGCGTCGAGGTTCGAAATCTTCCCGGCGTACTCGGGGAACAGCGAGACGATGGGGGTATCGACGGTGAAGGGCGCGCCCTGGTCCAGCGCGATGCCCACCAGCACGGAGGCATAGGTCTTCGCCGCCGAGCGCAGGTCATGAGGGCGCTCCTTGTCGAAGCCGTGGAAGTACTCCTCCAGCACCAGCTTCCCGTGGCGCGCGATGAGCAGGCCCTGGATGGCGGGCGCGGGCTGGGGGCTGGGTGTCTGGTCGAGGATGCCCTGCACGAGCTTCCGGAGGGGCTGGACGTCCATCCCCACGTCGGTGAGCGAGGCGGTGGACCAGCCGTCGTCCTCGGCGATGGGTGCTTGATACACGTAGGGGCCCGAGGCGGGGGAGCGCGGATGGAGGCCCACGGCCTGCGTCCGCTCCCGTCGGGTGAAGTCGAACATCAGGTCGAAGGGCGGATAGCGCAAGGCCAGCCGCTGGGCCGCCGCGTCGAACGTTCCCTCCAGGGGCTGCGCGCGCCCCGACGTCGGCGTGAGGCGAACGGCGGTGTCCTGGAGGCTGACGCGAAACAGCACGCGGTTGCCGAAGTTCCGCTCGGGGTTGCGGATGAACGCGCCCACGGAGCCATCGGGTTGCTTCTCGACCACGAGGTAGAGCGAGAACCGGTCCTCCAGCGGTGACACGTCGCCGCGCCACACGCCCGGCTGGAGTGCCCGCAACACCACGGGCGTGGCGAACGTCATGCCGCTCATGAGCACTCGCGGCTGAATCCAATGGCCGGTGATGCGCTGGCCATCCTCCGCGAGGGTCCCCCGAAGCTCCCCCTGTCCACCGGGCAGGAGGATGGAGACCTTCTTCCCCTCCACGCGGGCCTGGACCTCGTAGCCCGCGATGCGCGCGCGCCACGCGTTCGCACTTCGCACCAGCGTCAGCTCGCCGCGGACCTCCGGGCCCAGGACTCGCTCACTGCCCCAGACTCCCACCAGCTTCTCTTCCAGGGGCGCGGGCGGGACCACCGCCGCCGCGTGAGCACTTCCAAGAGTCGCCCACAGGATGAGCCAGGCGGTGACGAAGGGGGGGCCGAGTGCGCGCATGCCGGCGTGGACCTTACGCCGTGTGATGACTCATGCAACGAGATGTCGACTGTCCGAGGCTTTCCCCGCGGACTTCCGGCTCAATACGAGAACAGCAGCGGGTGGCAGGAGCGGGCCAGGCGCAAGGCGTCTCGGGAGAGGGCGTGAGAGCCCGGGTCCGCGGCGTCCTGCCAGGCCTCGTACGCCACCTGATGGCTCAGCTCGAAACACAGGCTGGCCGTGCGTCGGGCCAGCCGGCTCTCCTTGCGCAGGGCCCGCACGTTCAGCTCACACAGCTCCGCGCACTGCCGAAGCATTCGCACGGAGGCGCTGCTGAGGCCCAGTCCTCGAGCCAACAGTCTCGCCATGCTGGCCTCGCACGCGGCCTGACATTGGAGGCTTGCGTCGATACATCGCGACACGTCCGCACGAGCACCGCCCAGTCTCGCTCCCGTCATCGCTCGGACCTCCGCACTGTCCACCAGGGTATTCCCGCCGAGAAGGGGGGCAACTCGAAGTGAGACATGAGAACACGGATGTTAAACCGTTATCATGCCCAAGCTCACGCTCGTCTCCCCCGAGGCCGAGGAGTACGCCCGGACTCACTCCGTCACCCCCGCTCCGCTATTCGAG is part of the Myxococcus landrumus genome and encodes:
- a CDS encoding carboxypeptidase M32, which produces MDTWLLSRMQELKDLQGLIGLATWDQETYLPARAGPARAHQLSTLQGIHHERLVDPRLGDALEKAATEAGLTDDERAMVEVLRREREREVRVPAALVRAMAEAQSQGLHAWREARQERKFARFQPALHRLLSLRREQADAYGHGGERYDALLEGFEPGMRVARLTPVLSTLREHLIPMVGALSGTARKAPKLFDGRRYDKDAQWRFTLRLLKDIGFDLEAGRQDLSIHPFTGGTHALDVRLTTRVDETNPLSAIFSTIHEAGHGLFEQGFAPEHHRTPLAAAPSMGLHESQSRLWENLVGRSRAFWEHYFPLLRDSFPEALAGVDVEDFLAAVNAVSPSLIRTESDEVTYNLHIAVRYELELLLIRDELPLDELPAAWNARMERYLGVTPPDDTQGVLQDIHWAWGELGYFPTYSLGNLYAASLYRAAERAMPGLDGQLRQGHLLPLRDWLRENIHHQGFRLPAEERVRAVTGQGLTDVDFLGYLRTKYRVAP
- a CDS encoding serine hydrolase domain-containing protein, which codes for MRALGPPFVTAWLILWATLGSAHAAAVVPPAPLEEKLVGVWGSERVLGPEVRGELTLVRSANAWRARIAGYEVQARVEGKKVSILLPGGQGELRGTLAEDGQRITGHWIQPRVLMSGMTFATPVVLRALQPGVWRGDVSPLEDRFSLYLVVEKQPDGSVGAFIRNPERNFGNRVLFRVSLQDTAVRLTPTSGRAQPLEGTFDAAAQRLALRYPPFDLMFDFTRRERTQAVGLHPRSPASGPYVYQAPIAEDDGWSTASLTDVGMDVQPLRKLVQGILDQTPSPQPAPAIQGLLIARHGKLVLEEYFHGFDKERPHDLRSAAKTYASVLVGIALDQGAPFTVDTPIVSLFPEYAGKISNLDARKRALTVAHLMTMSTGLACDDDDPESPGNEDRLEDSVPDWYKYTLDLPMVREPGKQAVYCSANINLLGGVLRNSTRSWLPEFFEKHLATPLQLRKYHLDLMPSGELYLGGGIYMRPRDALKLGQLYLSGGTWNGRRVVSQRWVERSTALHATMNAKQTYGYTWWRHELRVGDRVYSQYEASGNGGQLIMVVPELDLVVMFTAGNYNHVALWRKFREELLPQYILSAVTPSK
- a CDS encoding peptide chain release factor 3; this translates as MTNELDREVARRRTFAIISHPDAGKTTLTEKLLLYGGAIHLAGSVKAKRARRHATSDWMELEKERGISVTSSVLQFVYRDHAVNLLDTPGHQDFSEDTYRTLAAADAAVMLIDAAKGVEPQTKKLFKVCRMRGIPIFTFVNKLDRYGREPLELMNELEQVLGIRSYPMNWPIGMGPEFRGVYDRQARVVHVFSAEGSHGESEVAERSVAIDSDEIKTVLTDSELAKLHEDIELLDIGGDEFTREKSDQGQLTPMFFGSAMTNFGVRPFLDAFLDLAPAPTSRLTTNGPREPNNPKFAGFVFKIQANMDPAHRDRIAFMRVVSGRYVKGMNAFHSRLGKEVRLAKPSQFMAAERTAIEDAWPGDVIGLFDPGQYRIGDTLAEGSDVEFEGVPRFSPEYFAVVRSKDPLRRKQMEKGLEQLSEEGTVQIFQQLAMGMKDPIVGVVGALQFEVLQYRLEHEYGAKIALDRLPFSHARWVVGPNFDPKSFDWEGNRQTVQDRDGLPLVLFRDDWALQHAEDKHPELKFLNEAPQLRKLAALASGS